One window from the genome of Diospyros lotus cultivar Yz01 chromosome 11, ASM1463336v1, whole genome shotgun sequence encodes:
- the LOC127813290 gene encoding protein PAM68, chloroplastic — protein MEASSLATRALPSPFSPSPNQTKSLAQSPIFRPNPVQTHTHFPPISAALNRPRGFGPAPKKTRKRKTQKKGGYNTDDEDEDEEEEEEREAGIIPEVVTNRMISRMGFSVGIPLLIGLMFFPFFYYLKVVAKVDVPTWVPFIVSFVFFGAALLGVSYGIVSSSWDPLREGSVLGWKEAQKNWPVFWQSIWGPGSGKKR, from the coding sequence ATGGAAGCCTCTTCGCTGGCCACCAGAGCCCTGCCCTCGCCATTCTCTCCttcaccaaaccaaaccaaatctcTCGCCCAATCCCCAATCTTCCGGCCAAACCCAGTCCAAACCCACACCCACTTCCCGCCCATCTCCGCAGCGCTCAACAGGCCCCGAGGCTTCGGCCCCGCCCCCAAGAAAACCAGAAAGAGAAAGACACAGAAGAAAGGCGGCTACAACACCGACGACGAAGACGAGgacgaagaggaagaagaggagcgGGAAGCGGGGATCATACCGGAGGTGGTGACGAACCGAATGATCAGCCGAATGGGGTTTTCAGTGGGGATCCCGCTGTTGATCGGGTTGATGTTTTTCCCGTTCTTTTACTACCTGAAGGTTGTGGCCAAGGTCGATGTGCCGACGTGGGTGCCGTTTATAGTGTCGTTCGTGTTCTTCGGGGCGGCGCTGTTGGGGGTGAGTTACGGGATCGTGTCGTCGAGCTGGGATCCGTTGAGGGAAGGGTCCGTGTTGGGGTGGAAGGAGGCGCAGAAGAATTGGCCCGTCTTCTGGCAGTCCATTTGGGGGCCAGGATCCGGGAAGAAGAGGTAG